The genomic region aataccgggtcctccttgctcaacttaaaaagtgtaattactagtttagcccttagttaaccctaatgcatcctccctaattttcactataaataccccattaggctaattagaggagcatgttcttcttatcaataattagtgtagttaatatcaatcaaatctctcttcaatattgtaatcaagtattaatcaagttttaatccaagttttagttctttaatctctctcttgttcttcctttattttgggtaattgaagattatttgggttattattgggagattgacaacctctcaatctatcattcaagtacttctattattcttgctttattattggaatcattagtaggtataatctcttaatccctttttaattattgttaattactttcatttattcatcatgtttcatattgttggtatgattgacaaccttgctagcatgatcaacatgataatgagtgagtagtctcttagctagggtttaatgggtgattaggggaaaccatcatggggaatgattcatgcttaaatcaatatgctttcatatcttatttgcttgcttgttttgatcttaatacatgcacatgttatatttgatgaaatgctaagcctatgaatccttgcatttactatcatctcctatcctttcaatgagacttgtaagacataacccaactcgagtctcattagaccatgcatgttgttgagtagggaagattaagtcgacttgtaggtgttgtacaatctaatcgattcggctcccgggacccaaactttcctaggattgtaagatataacccaactcaatccatcacaacaataattgcttgcttataatttgagaacatgtttgtatgatcatatcccatgattcccctatgatcccatgacaccctagtgcttttaatcaattgtttacaccccttattttattcatcttgctagtttattttcattgttattctagtttagtaaccttctacaccaacccaatttgtgacacccctagacactactagttacaatagaattctcatttcaatacccgtcccttgggatccgacctttacttgcctctttactaattgtagagttgtttgtgaagtataaattgtgttttgtatcgaccattgaccaacgaccacatatacttaattgtgaacacgaaatggcctcgatcaaaaatggcgccgttgattcttggggacggtgtttaattgatttaagatttcttttattgttattagttgtgtctttttcaccttggggaagtaaaaatcctcaaggtttgttctaattgttttcgagttgtttgatattttgcatgtctagaaggtcacaaagtgatttgttaccttttgaccgtgaaatcgaaagaaccttgacgaataataggagacttgttaggaggaatttgcgaggtgttggtgaagttgttcaacccactagtgagtttgtcaatcctttcgcaatagaaggagaagaaaacccattacacaatatcccacaaaatccacctacaatgcctaaattctcgtcacactctatacccaccgaggagaatctaccaaatggtactcctacaccgcaacatctcaccggtaattttattgccaagtccgccttcatccaactagttgagaggagccaattcgggggaatgcctagtgaggaccctcattctcatatggaaaccttttgcgattattgtgatgctatctctcaaacgggcgtgactcaagaccaaattagatgggtcttatttcctttttcgttaatccaAGACCGTGAAGctaatggttgaagggccttgataaggccacccttggaatagattcttggaagaagttagctctagctttctacaaaaattctacccaggaaaagactaacatgctaagagctcaaattacgggttttaagcaaagggatgaagagtctttgtatgaagcttgggagcggttcaaaggtatttgtcgctcatgtcctcaccatggacttagagaatggtttttggtacaacaattttggaacggtttatatgaagattcaaggaacattcttaatatgggatcaaatggaatgttcaccgaagttgatgacaatcaaacatggaacaagattgaggaaatggcggtccataattcacaatatagtagacctcgcaaggctactagaggaggaaagcatgaagtggactccgttactcaattgggtgctcaacttagtgctcacattgacacaatcaacttgaagtttgaacaagctatggctagacttgaggaaaactcaaaatcatcaaagcatcatgtcaatgccatgacggcatcctcatcaatcccaagtgggatatgtgagaattgtggaactttgggtcatgacccaagtgagtgtaggggaacaaccgaacaagttaatgctttccaagcttacaaaagtggtaccccttattcaaatttttacaatgaaaacaccaagttccatccaaatctctcatacaaaagccaaaatgttcaaaaccctcaaacaacatacactccaccacccatgagaaatcaaaatcaaagacccttttacaatcaaaaccaaggttaccaaaatcaaaatccatacaatcaccaaaatgaccaaggttttgatgtccaaaaagcggtcctccaaatgcaaaagaatcaacaagaatttttcactcaaatgcaaaaagatagccaagcaaaggacaccaccatcaacaacattctagctcacactaagatgttggaaacacaattgactcaactagcatcttcaagctcacaaagacaaaaggggcaattaccacctcaaagtaatccccctagacatgaaacggttagtgccattcacttgagaagtggtacaaggtatgaggcaccgaagaagcaagttgagaatgaagttgtggaagctagtgaaaaggaagaaattgtgcaaaactccaaagatggagaatcatcaaaagaagaaagttcaaagaaaaatgaagacaaggccaaagaaaaggagcccattgtgattagacttccttttccaagtcgtcaagccaagcccaaatttgacgatcaacttggaaagttcatggaaattgtgaagaacttagaagtctcaattcctttcacggaattaatcaatcacgttccggcctatgcaaaatacatgaaagatatcctcacaaagaagaagtcgatccggaaacttgagactatcgccttcactaaggtgagtagtgcaatacttcaagggagttcacctccaaagttaaaggatccgggaagcttctcaataccgtgtaccattggcgacacgacgatcaacaaagccttatgtgatctaggggctagtgtgagtgtcatgccgtactcggttagtaaaaggttgggaatgggagagcttaaatgcaccaatatcacactccaaatggccgatagatcgacgaagacaccattagggatatgggaagatgtccccgtgcgaattgggaagtttttcatcccggtggactttgtccttgttgatatggaggaagattccaacattccaatcatcctaggaagacctttcctacacaccgccggtgcggtgattgatgtgaaacatggagagctcactctagaagtgggagatgaaagcataacttttaatcttgacaagaccatgagagctcctcgtttgcatgagccatgttttatgattgatcattatagccggaaggatgaaaggaagaaatcggaactccaatggaagaagaaaattgaagatgctccattcaaagagcaagtaaattgtaacaaggagagcttgcaaagctcatcaaaatcaaccaaggaagaaaaggatggcctcattggccaagagaagaaattgggagagttgtctccatctaagcaagagattttcaatgatcaactcaatgaagtttgtggtctttgggacgatgagtttgaagggatttttaatccctacattgggcatgccatcgatcatgatcaacaacaagggccacggtctattgaggacctctaccacaataatgaacaagcttttgattacttcttcaaggtgttgagcaacatcaacaacaccttgaacatgcccccttgacatctcatcaagaatgagagtttggtggagtcctccctaaaccaccacttgtaaatatttctaaccccctaacttacatttcaatttttgtattgcattttttgtcatttttggatttttatttactttgatcaaaataattgtcatgtaagagagaagtgagggagggactaacgacttcaattgatgtgtagtgctttaccttagtgtggggatgggaattgcctaggttatccatgccttagtaatgcccccacaatgaagaacacaagaaatgaagaagaatggaagaatggtaaagggaaatgcattgtgcacgaatggaatgaatccgggtgcaaaggaccagaatccgagcggattcctgagaatccgcccgtcttcaacaaATCCGAGCATCCTgaccaaaagacgcccgtcctgagctgagctgaaattgaaaatttcttgactgttgaagaatccgagcggatttctggaaagacgccgtCTCATAGAATCCGTCTGTCTTGTGAAAAAGACGCCGTCTTTACAATCGAggaaaacaaagaaatttctctCGGATCGAAATCCGTCCGTCcgcaaaaatccgcccgtcccatcacggaagaatccgagcggattcccagaatccgcccgtctttaggcgagcttcgAAAATTTTGAAGTCgcgagaatccgcacggattgggcctaatccgcacggattgcccctgcgttttcgaaaatttcgacttctttaaataccctcccaccttcattccttcattccttcattcattcattcataaacactacccacaacatcaaaaccctcatcctctccatcaaaaaacaaaaaccctcaacaaaatccaccaaaatcaaatcaaaccacccttccaacaacaaatcaatcactccatcttcaataaaaatcaaaaccaagaacaaaatcttcaacctttgagtcgatttttgatttcataaaggcaaagcctttcaccttcaaatcgatttgggcattctacaaattgaagatttttgattcttttcttggttagttcatcaaatggcaaggacaaagggagcaacaaaggcaccaaaggcaaaggctctctctcaaaggcaaaaagctctccaaacaaagaaagctttggcaatggtggtagcaacaccaaacttggaagtgcaacaacaacaacaaacttctatgggagcatcaccttctactccggtaatcgatcaactcttgcattatccggaggtaacttttatttccgatacccatagaaagacatttgtcaagtttgctatgaaatcaattcaatccaccaaattcatatgtaaagatgccttggaaaaattgggtgttcttgaacaaacaaaagcctttttcaatgccatgggtttgaagaaattgtttgaaacaaaggaattgacatacctttcccttgtcttggaattcttaagttctttaaaagtcaccaaagttgaggatagggaaaatcttgagtttcgtctagctaacattagtagacgcattacctttaaggaattaggtgaaattttgggtcttagcgatgaatcgagatatcttaagcattatggaaagtatgaccccgagcctctttgggaggcaatctccgggaagaaatttgatgattttcatgcttgtcgtgctcttttggtccatcatccgggcataagagtatggcacaaagttgtgggaaataccataattgctaggaaagacaccaatcatttcacaagacttgattttattctccttgaatcggctttgaatgtcggaagaatccataccaagcctttcaattctttgaggctattggttgatagatggctccatgttgatagtgggaagaagggtacaaccgttattgttaatggcgggctagtcacggtcctagccaagcactttgatcctaatttcaataaggataacaagtacaaggcaaaggaaggtggccatcttattgatatgcctatcatgattaacaagttcaagtgggttgctcaaaacccccttgacaccaagtgtggatggctaactagtgaagctagatcgttcaccttaccctcgaagatttgtcgcctaagtgtccaccggaccaactatctacttcccctatccgaagaagccgagtacatcattcaacaacaaaagggtgatcatgaaaccccctcctcttccattgttacaccgccttacccctttgtgtatgaagagttcaaaccggaaggagttgaaattgggaaagactatgtcactcttcttatgcaagccatgcacaagcaagcttatgaagatcggaagaatgcatatttggctcaatatcctcctctcctacatttagctaggcaaggactcctcgatccatcttgtcctttgcctagttgggcggataaagaagccttgtttccgggtgcatctagggatgtggtggaagacaatgaggttgttggaaatggtgaagaaattgatgataatattgaggaagaagcaatggaaggagaaagagatggtgaagatgatgatgaacaagatgatgaagaaagtgacaaggaaagtggcaatgtgaccacttctca from Silene latifolia isolate original U9 population chromosome 3, ASM4854445v1, whole genome shotgun sequence harbors:
- the LOC141647719 gene encoding uncharacterized protein LOC141647719 → MARTKGATKAPKAKALSQRQKALQTKKALAMVVATPNLEVQQQQQTSMGASPSTPVIDQLLHYPEVTFISDTHRKTFVKFAMKSIQSTKFICKDALEKLGVLEQTKAFFNAMGLKKLFETKELTYLSLVLEFLSSLKVTKVEDRENLEFRLANISRRITFKELGEILGLSDESRYLKHYGKYDPEPLWEAISGKKFDDFHACRALLVHHPGIRVWHKVVGNTIIARKDTNHFTRLDFILLESALNVGRIHTKPFNSLRLLVDRWLHVDSGKKGTTVIVNGGLVTVLAKHFDPNFNKDNKYKAKEGGHLIDMPIMINKFKWVAQNPLDTKCGWLTSEARSFTLPSKICRLSVHRTNYLLPLSEEAEYIIQQQKGDHETPSSSIVTPPYPFVYEEFKPEGVEIGKDYVTLLMQAMHKQAYEDRKNAYLAQYPPLLHLARQGLLDPSCPLPSWADKEALFPGASRDVVEDNEVVGNGEEIDDNIEEEAMEGERDGEDDDEQDDEESDKESGNVTTSHEGSGDDDSMMED